The window CCTGCCCTAGGTAGCGGGTGGAGTATTATGAGCCCGGGGCTAGCCTCCCTCAGGTCTCCTAGGGTCAGCCTATAGGAGCCCCTCACTTTAAGGAACTCCTCCTCAGAGGTGAAGCGCTCCCGCTGCACCCTGGTGACGTAGAGCACGTCAGCCTCCCTCAGCGCCTCCCTAAGCCCGGCCCTCCTCACCCTGACCCCCCTCCTCCTAAGCTCCTCTACCCTCTCGCCCGGGAGCTCTAGGCCAGGGACCTCTACGAGGAGGGCCTCCCCGTTAAAGAGG is drawn from Candidatus Nezhaarchaeota archaeon and contains these coding sequences:
- a CDS encoding aspartate carbamoyltransferase; the encoded protein is LYTVWRLKGRVEGVKVAFLADLRYARTARSLLLALSLFNGEALLVEVPGLELPGERVEELRRRGVRVRRAGLREALREADVLYVTRVQRERFTSEEEFLKVRGSYRLTLGDLREASPGLIILHPLPRAGELEEAIDSTPHAAYFKQAALGVPVRMALLASIMGAT